In Sphingomicrobium sediminis, the genomic window CTATCAGATGAGCCCCGATTATGAGGGCGCCGACGTCGTGCTTGTGAACACTTGCGGCTTTCTCGATAGTGCCAAGGAAGAGAGCCTCGAGGCGATCGGCGAAGCGATGAATGAAAATGGCCGCGTCGTCGTCACCGGCTGCCTCGGCAACGAAGCCGAGCTCATCCGCGCCAAATATCCAAACGTCCTCGCGATCACCGGCCCGCAGCAATATGAGCAGGTGGTCGAGGCCGTGCACGACGCCGTGCCGCCGAGCGTGTCGCCCTATGTCGATCTCGTGCCGCAGCCTGAGACCAAGCTCACGCCGCGCCACTACAGCTATGTGAAGATTTCAGAGGGCTGCAACCATCGCTGCGCCTTCTGCATCATCCCCTCGATCCGCGGCGACCTTGCCAGCCGCCGCCCCGATGCAGTGCTGCGCGAAGCCGAAAAGCTGGTCGCTGCGGGCACCAAGGAATTGCTGATCATCAGCCAGGATACGAGCGCTTACGGCCTCGACCTCAAGCACCAGGCCTGGCCGTGGAAGGATGGCGAGGTCCGCGCGCACATGACCGCCCTTGCCGAGCGGCTTGGCGAGCTGCGCACGCCCGAGGGCGAACAGCCCTGGGTGCGGCTCCACTATGTCTACCCCTACCCCCATGTCGACCGGGTCATCCCGCTCATGGCCGAGGGCAAATTGACCCCCTATCTCGACATCCCCTTCCAGCATGCCGCCCCGTCGGTGCTGAAGGCAATGAAGCGCCCGGCCAATGAGGCCAAGGTGCTCGAGCGACTCAAGGCATGGCGCGACATCTGTCCCGACATTGCGGTACGTTCCAGCTTCGTCGTGGGCTTCCCCGGCGAGACAGAAGCGGACTTCGAATATCTCCTCGAATGGCTCACCGAAGCGCAACTCGACCGCGTCGGCGCTTTCCGTTTCGAACCCGTCGAGGGCGCCGAAGCCAACGCCTTCCCGGGCGCCGTGCCCGAAGAGGTGAAGGAAGAACGCTACGCCCGCATCATGGAGCATTGCGCCAAGATCAGCGCGGCCAAGCTGCAGGCCAAGATCGGCAAAGATATCGACATCATCGTCGATGCGGTGGACGCGGAAACCGGCGGCGCCACCGGCCGCAGCAAGGCCGACGCCCCCGAAATCGACGGCGAAGTCCACCTGCGCGATGCGGGTCACTTGAACGTCGGCGACTTCGCCCGCGTCCATGTCGAGGATGCCGACGAGCATGACCTGTTCGGGGTGCCGCTAGACGCTTAGCACTACTCGACTGCAATCCCGCGCAGTTTGAGCATGCCATCCTCTTCGGCGTGGAAGAGAACGAGCATGAGCGGCGGCTGGCCATCGGCGACCAGGCGCAGGCGGATCGCCTCCTCATCCTCGGCGACGGCGGCGATCGACCTGCCCCCGATATCGTCGCGCAGCATGGGATATTGAGCGACATGCTCGTCGACCGGCATCAGGTCGAGCAGCTTGGAGAACATGCGCGTCTCCACAAAGCCGCGCCATGCTTCCTCGTTTTCGTTCACGACGCCGAGAAAGTCGGCAGCCAGCGCACCGGCTGGCGTAGCTGGCAACTCACTCGTCTCGGCCATTTCGGTGTCCGCTTCGGGCGATGCGAACCCGAGCTCCGAACCCGTTGCCGCGCCCAACAATGGACCGAATGCATCATCGATGGAGACGGGACCACCATTGCGATGCACGACGATCGTCATGCCGCTGTCAAGGAAGGTCCACCATTCGGTCTGGAAGGCCGGATTGCCGCCATTGTGCCATAGCGCCGGCCCAAGCGCGCCAAGCTCCTGATTGACGATCCCAAAGCCGTAGTCCGAGCCACCACCCGGTTCTTCGACACGCGGCTGCAGCCAGATATTGGCAACTTGCGGATCGAGCCCGCCCGCAGCAATGCCCTGACCGAGGTTGAGCAAATCGCGGGCCGAGGAAACCAGGCCGCCATTGCCGACCAGCGCCCAGCTGATCGGGTCCAATTCGCCCCACGAGGCTTCATCCATGGTGCCATATCGGTCGCTGGCATCCGCGCGCGAGGGATCGAAGGCCATCCGATAACCGGTCGACTCGATCCCGAGCGGCTTGAGCACATCCTCGACCAGATAGGCCTCGTAGGACTTGCCAGTAATATCCTCGATTATCGCCGCCACGAGCGAGAAGCCGGTGTTCGAATAATAGTAGCGGCTGCCGGGAGCGGAATTGAGTGGTTCGGCGAACACGGCCGAAAGCATCTGCTCCCGGGACTGGGGCTGGCGGTCGGCACCATGTCCCGGGCCGAAGCCGGCCATATGTGTCAGGAGCTGGTGCACCGTGATGCTCGCTTTGTCCGCGGGCACATTCTCGAAAAAGGCGGAAAGCGTTGCATCGGGGTCGAGCCTGCCTTCGGCCATCAGCTTCGATGCGGCCAGTCCTGTCAGCGGTTTCGTGATCGAACCGATATCGAATTGGGTATCGAGCGTATACGGTATCTCTTCGCCCGGCCTTGCCGATCCGGCACTCACGATCATCGGTTCGCGATCATGCATCGCAATCGCTACGAAACCCGAAAAGCCCTCAGCCTCCAATGCCTGCATTGCCACAGCCAGTGACGCGGCAATGTCGCGCGCCTCCTGCGACGCTTCGGTCTCGCTGCCCGATGCAGCGCAAGCCGGCGATGTGGTTGCCAGCAAGGCGGCAAGGGCGATGGTGATTGGACGACGCATGATATTTCCTTCCGGTTGACGTTTGGCAAAATCGGAGGTCACCTTGCGCGCAAGGGACATCACCTGTCCTGACCAGAGGATTTCGAAAGGTTTCGTGAGATGGCCGGCCTGCCGCTCAAGAGTGATGCGTTCAAGATCGGTTCGGCTGTTTACCGACCGGCCGACCGCGTGGTCGTCCATGATGGTCGAGAGCAACGCCTGGAACCGCGCATTGCAGCGCTGCTGGACATCCTCGCCGCCCATCCCGGCACAATTCTGGCTCGTGATCGCCTGCTCGACGATGTCTGGGGCGACGAAGGCAGCGACGAGGCGCTAACCC contains:
- the rimO gene encoding 30S ribosomal protein S12 methylthiotransferase RimO, whose protein sequence is MATQIPSPPKVGMVSLGCPKALVDSERILTKLRADGYQMSPDYEGADVVLVNTCGFLDSAKEESLEAIGEAMNENGRVVVTGCLGNEAELIRAKYPNVLAITGPQQYEQVVEAVHDAVPPSVSPYVDLVPQPETKLTPRHYSYVKISEGCNHRCAFCIIPSIRGDLASRRPDAVLREAEKLVAAGTKELLIISQDTSAYGLDLKHQAWPWKDGEVRAHMTALAERLGELRTPEGEQPWVRLHYVYPYPHVDRVIPLMAEGKLTPYLDIPFQHAAPSVLKAMKRPANEAKVLERLKAWRDICPDIAVRSSFVVGFPGETEADFEYLLEWLTEAQLDRVGAFRFEPVEGAEANAFPGAVPEEVKEERYARIMEHCAKISAAKLQAKIGKDIDIIVDAVDAETGGATGRSKADAPEIDGEVHLRDAGHLNVGDFARVHVEDADEHDLFGVPLDA
- a CDS encoding serine hydrolase domain-containing protein, encoding MRRPITIALAALLATTSPACAASGSETEASQEARDIAASLAVAMQALEAEGFSGFVAIAMHDREPMIVSAGSARPGEEIPYTLDTQFDIGSITKPLTGLAASKLMAEGRLDPDATLSAFFENVPADKASITVHQLLTHMAGFGPGHGADRQPQSREQMLSAVFAEPLNSAPGSRYYYSNTGFSLVAAIIEDITGKSYEAYLVEDVLKPLGIESTGYRMAFDPSRADASDRYGTMDEASWGELDPISWALVGNGGLVSSARDLLNLGQGIAAGGLDPQVANIWLQPRVEEPGGGSDYGFGIVNQELGALGPALWHNGGNPAFQTEWWTFLDSGMTIVVHRNGGPVSIDDAFGPLLGAATGSELGFASPEADTEMAETSELPATPAGALAADFLGVVNENEEAWRGFVETRMFSKLLDLMPVDEHVAQYPMLRDDIGGRSIAAVAEDEEAIRLRLVADGQPPLMLVLFHAEEDGMLKLRGIAVE